The Erythrobacter sp. JK5 genome includes a region encoding these proteins:
- a CDS encoding cupin-like domain-containing protein → MNQVEEIAPVDAPTFERDVRPQFRPVVMRGVAGGWPVVHAGKVSAEAALEHIAGFDTGRPTDVMIAPQTERGRFFYSDDMRGFNFRRESLTLGNLAAHLREIAEQPDPIGIYAGATAIASHLPGFDKANRLPLIDDMGAVSRIWIGNATQVATHFDLSDNIAVVATGKRRFTLFPPEAVADLYVGPLNVTLAGQPVSMVDPLAPDHDRFPRYANAERRKLVVDLEPGDAIYIPTLWWHHVAASDPINVLVNYWHNDAERGGGFLALVHAMLAIRDQPPAQREAWRAWFDHMVFGSDAPDAAAHLPQHAQGVNGPPSPARDDQIRRFILQVLSS, encoded by the coding sequence ATGAACCAGGTCGAGGAAATCGCGCCAGTCGATGCGCCGACATTCGAGCGAGACGTGCGTCCGCAGTTCCGCCCGGTCGTCATGCGCGGGGTCGCGGGCGGCTGGCCGGTCGTTCATGCGGGGAAGGTATCCGCCGAGGCTGCGCTGGAACACATCGCGGGCTTCGATACGGGCCGGCCGACCGACGTCATGATCGCGCCGCAAACGGAGCGCGGGCGGTTCTTCTATTCGGACGACATGCGCGGATTCAATTTTCGGCGCGAAAGCCTGACGCTGGGCAATCTGGCGGCGCACCTGCGCGAGATTGCGGAGCAGCCCGATCCGATCGGAATCTATGCCGGGGCGACAGCCATCGCCTCGCACCTGCCCGGTTTCGACAAGGCCAATCGGCTGCCGCTGATCGACGACATGGGGGCGGTCTCGCGGATCTGGATCGGCAATGCGACGCAGGTCGCCACACACTTCGACCTGTCCGACAACATCGCGGTGGTGGCGACCGGAAAGCGGCGGTTCACCCTGTTCCCGCCCGAGGCGGTTGCCGATCTTTACGTCGGTCCGCTCAACGTCACGCTCGCCGGCCAGCCGGTAAGCATGGTCGATCCGCTCGCGCCCGATCACGACCGATTTCCGCGTTACGCGAATGCCGAAAGGCGCAAGCTGGTCGTCGATCTTGAGCCGGGCGATGCGATCTACATCCCGACGCTGTGGTGGCACCATGTCGCCGCGAGCGATCCGATCAACGTGCTAGTCAATTACTGGCACAACGATGCCGAACGCGGCGGCGGGTTCCTCGCGCTGGTGCATGCGATGCTGGCGATCCGCGACCAGCCACCCGCTCAGCGCGAGGCGTGGCGCGCGTGGTTCGATCACATGGTATTCGGAAGCGACGCGCCGGACGCCGCCGCACATCTTCCCCAACACGCCCAGGGTGTGAACGGGCCGCCCTCGCCCGCGCGCGACGATCAGATCCGCCGCTTCATCCTTCAGGTCTTGTCCTCATGA
- a CDS encoding SDR family NAD(P)-dependent oxidoreductase: MNSNAAIYPSLVGKRVIVSGGGSGIGAGIVEGFARQGAKVAFVDIADEASHALCEELADCETPPIYRKCDITDAAGYQACLKDLIGMLGGCDVLVNNAANDDRHRIDEVTPEYWDRRMAINLKHKFFAAQAVVPAMREAGGGSIVNLGSISWHLGLADLAVYQTAKAAVEGLTRSLARELGRENIRVNAILPGNVQTPRQQQWYTPEGEAEIVAAQCLDGRIQPGDVAAVALFLASDDARFCTAHNFWIDGGWR; encoded by the coding sequence TTGAATTCGAATGCTGCAATCTATCCGAGTCTCGTCGGCAAGCGCGTAATCGTGAGCGGCGGCGGCTCGGGCATCGGCGCGGGCATTGTCGAAGGTTTCGCCCGGCAGGGCGCCAAGGTCGCATTCGTCGATATCGCCGATGAGGCCAGCCATGCCCTTTGCGAAGAGCTGGCCGATTGCGAAACCCCGCCGATCTATCGCAAGTGCGACATCACCGATGCCGCAGGATATCAGGCCTGCCTGAAGGACCTGATCGGCATGCTTGGCGGCTGCGACGTGCTGGTTAACAACGCCGCCAACGATGATCGCCACCGGATCGACGAGGTCACGCCGGAATACTGGGATCGGCGCATGGCGATCAATCTCAAGCACAAGTTTTTCGCGGCGCAGGCCGTCGTCCCGGCGATGCGCGAAGCGGGCGGCGGCAGCATCGTCAATCTCGGCTCGATCAGCTGGCATCTGGGACTGGCCGATCTCGCCGTCTACCAGACCGCCAAGGCGGCGGTCGAGGGTCTGACCCGGAGCCTCGCGCGCGAGTTGGGCCGCGAAAATATCCGCGTCAACGCGATCCTGCCGGGCAATGTCCAGACCCCGCGCCAGCAGCAGTGGTACACTCCCGAAGGCGAGGCCGAGATCGTGGCGGCCCAATGCCTCGACGGTCGCATCCAACCCGGCGACGTGGCAGCCGTGGCGCTGTTTCTCGCGTCCGACGATGCGCGGTTCTGCACGGCGCACAACTTCTGGATCGATGGAGGCTGGCGATGA
- a CDS encoding IlvD/Edd family dehydratase, with protein sequence MTKGGPRRLRSRDWFDNAERMDMTALYLERFMNYGITPEELRSGKPIIGIAQSGSDLSPCNRIHLELAKRVRDGIRDAGGIPIEFPVHPIFENCRRPTAALDRNLLYLGLVELLNGYPIDGVVLTTGCDKTTPSQIMAASTVDIPAIVLSGGPMLDGWHEGELVGSGTVIWRSRRKLAAGEIDEEEFLDRATSSAPSAGHCNSMGTASTMNAVAEALGMSLPGCAAIPAPYRERGQMAYRTGQRIVGMVREDLKPSDILTRDSFLNAIATVSAIGGSSNAQPHVQAMAAHAGIRLEPELWQTHGYDLPLLVNMQPAGAYLGERFHRAGGVPAVLWELHEAGVLHGGAMACTGRTIGEEIEGRESRDREMIRPFAEPLMTKAGFLVLSGNLFDFAILKTSVISQEFRERYLRRPGSEGVFEARAVVFDGSDDYHHRINDPELAIDADSILVIRGSGIVGWPGSAEVVNMQPPDALIRQGMQWLPTMGDGRQSGTSDSPSILNASPESARGGGLAWLRTGDTIRIDLNRGNCNALVEDAEIARRLAEEPAPEPPPSQTPWEELFREKTGQLGEGGVMDFALKYRGTSRKPPRHNH encoded by the coding sequence ATGACGAAAGGAGGTCCACGCCGACTGCGTTCGCGCGACTGGTTCGACAACGCCGAACGCATGGACATGACCGCGCTCTATCTCGAGCGGTTCATGAATTACGGGATCACGCCGGAAGAATTGCGCAGCGGTAAGCCGATCATCGGCATCGCGCAGTCGGGCAGCGACCTCAGTCCGTGTAACCGGATTCACCTCGAACTCGCCAAACGCGTGCGCGACGGAATCCGCGATGCCGGGGGGATTCCAATCGAGTTTCCCGTCCATCCGATCTTCGAAAATTGCCGCAGGCCCACCGCCGCGCTGGACCGCAACCTGCTCTACCTGGGGCTGGTCGAGCTGCTCAACGGCTACCCGATCGACGGGGTGGTTCTGACGACTGGCTGCGACAAGACGACGCCGAGCCAGATCATGGCCGCAAGCACGGTCGATATACCGGCGATCGTCCTCAGCGGCGGACCGATGCTCGATGGCTGGCACGAAGGCGAGCTGGTCGGCAGCGGGACGGTGATCTGGCGCAGCCGGCGCAAGCTGGCGGCGGGCGAGATCGACGAGGAGGAATTCCTCGACCGCGCAACCTCGAGCGCGCCTTCGGCCGGGCACTGCAACTCGATGGGCACCGCCTCGACCATGAACGCGGTGGCCGAGGCGCTGGGCATGAGCCTGCCCGGCTGCGCGGCGATTCCCGCGCCCTATCGCGAGCGCGGGCAGATGGCCTATCGCACCGGTCAGCGGATTGTCGGCATGGTTCGGGAAGACCTGAAGCCGTCGGACATCCTCACACGCGATTCCTTCCTCAATGCGATCGCAACGGTCAGCGCGATTGGCGGCTCGTCGAACGCGCAGCCGCATGTGCAGGCGATGGCGGCGCATGCGGGCATAAGGCTGGAGCCGGAGCTGTGGCAGACCCATGGCTACGACCTGCCGCTGCTGGTCAACATGCAGCCCGCAGGGGCGTATCTCGGCGAACGGTTCCATCGCGCCGGGGGCGTTCCTGCGGTCCTGTGGGAGCTGCACGAGGCCGGGGTGCTTCACGGCGGGGCGATGGCCTGCACCGGGCGCACCATCGGCGAGGAGATCGAGGGGCGGGAGAGTCGCGACCGCGAAATGATCCGCCCGTTCGCCGAACCGCTAATGACCAAGGCCGGGTTCCTCGTCCTCTCGGGCAATCTGTTCGACTTTGCGATCCTCAAGACCTCGGTGATTTCGCAGGAATTCCGCGAACGCTATCTCAGACGACCCGGCAGCGAGGGCGTGTTCGAAGCGCGCGCGGTCGTGTTCGACGGATCGGATGATTATCACCACCGCATCAACGATCCCGAGCTCGCTATCGACGCGGATTCGATCCTCGTCATACGTGGTTCGGGCATCGTCGGTTGGCCGGGCAGCGCCGAAGTGGTCAACATGCAGCCGCCCGACGCGCTGATCCGGCAGGGCATGCAATGGCTTCCGACCATGGGCGACGGACGGCAATCGGGGACGAGCGACAGTCCGTCCATTCTCAATGCCTCGCCAGAGAGCGCCAGGGGTGGCGGGCTGGCCTGGCTGCGCACCGGCGATACGATCCGCATCGACCTCAACCGCGGCAATTGCAACGCGCTGGTCGAGGATGCCGAGATCGCGCGCCGCCTGGCCGAGGAGCCCGCGCCCGAACCGCCGCCGAGCCAGACCCCTTGGGAAGAACTGTTCCGCGAAAAGACCGGCCAGCTTGGCGAGGGTGGGGTGATGGACTTCGCGCTCAAATACCGCGGGACCAGCCGCAAGCCGCCGCGACACAATCACTAA
- a CDS encoding glycoside hydrolase family 5 protein translates to MLTKPSLAALALSVALAVPYSAVAQPSGDAPQALPVGTCVNMGNSLEPPTENGWGGEPIAAEDFARIKAAGFDTIRLPVRWHARSRSEAPYTVDPEWMTRVRQIVDWALDADLNVILNSHHFDPIHVDPAGTAQWHGGVWRQIAVQFADYPEDRLWFELENEPHMNFNHSNLLETLDPALKAVRATNPTRPVIYGGENWSGIDSLATLPLPDDPNIYPTFHYYEPFDYTHQGASWVAPLVLEPGRRYGTQADKERLAADVAKVKAYIARTGKLPFMGETGAYDLHSPTQERATYHRAVREAFAPLGSASAPGAMPTPSRSGIAKRVAGCPACWRRWGLKAARPKRRNDRQPDRFSS, encoded by the coding sequence ATGCTGACCAAACCATCTCTCGCAGCGCTCGCGCTGTCGGTTGCGCTCGCCGTGCCCTACTCCGCAGTCGCCCAGCCATCTGGCGATGCTCCGCAGGCGCTGCCGGTCGGAACCTGCGTCAATATGGGCAACTCGCTCGAACCGCCAACGGAAAACGGCTGGGGCGGCGAGCCGATCGCGGCGGAGGACTTTGCGCGGATCAAAGCGGCCGGGTTCGACACGATCCGCCTTCCGGTGCGGTGGCACGCAAGGAGCCGGTCCGAGGCGCCCTACACCGTCGATCCCGAATGGATGACCCGGGTCAGGCAGATCGTCGACTGGGCGCTCGATGCCGATCTCAACGTTATCCTCAACAGCCATCATTTCGACCCGATCCATGTGGATCCTGCGGGAACCGCGCAGTGGCACGGCGGCGTGTGGCGGCAGATCGCCGTGCAGTTCGCCGATTACCCTGAAGACCGGCTGTGGTTCGAGCTCGAAAACGAACCGCACATGAATTTCAACCATTCCAACTTGCTGGAAACGCTCGATCCAGCGCTGAAAGCGGTGCGCGCGACCAACCCGACCCGCCCGGTGATCTATGGCGGCGAGAACTGGAGCGGGATCGATTCGCTCGCGACCCTGCCGCTGCCCGACGATCCCAACATCTATCCGACGTTCCATTATTACGAGCCGTTCGACTACACCCATCAGGGTGCCAGCTGGGTCGCGCCGCTGGTGCTCGAACCCGGCCGCAGATACGGAACCCAGGCCGACAAGGAGCGGCTGGCGGCCGATGTCGCCAAGGTAAAGGCCTATATTGCACGCACCGGGAAACTGCCCTTCATGGGTGAGACCGGGGCCTACGACCTGCACAGCCCGACCCAGGAGCGTGCAACCTATCATCGCGCGGTACGCGAAGCCTTCGCGCCGCTGGGGTCGGCATCTGCACCTGGGGCTATGCCAACACCTTCCCGTTCTGGGATCGCGAAACGGGTAGCTGGCTGCCCGGCATGCTGGAGGCGATGGGGCTTGAAGGCGGCGAGGCCGAAGCGTCGGAATGACCGCCAACCTGACCGATTTTCTTCCTGA
- a CDS encoding fumarylacetoacetate hydrolase family protein: MTANLTDFLPDDYASGQFLGRALSPDGPCVIGIRGGELFDLTGDVASVSGAIARGLVDGGETLGPVADGLPDGWTLLSPIDLQCIKASGVTFALSAIERVIEERARGDAGQARAIRAQLEDAVGAGIRSVVPGSDRAAQLKAALIEQGMWSQYLEVAIGPDAEIFSKSPVLSSVGAGAQIGIRSDSSWNNPEPEVVLVCTPDGEVVGATLGNDVNLRDFEGRSALLLSKAKDNNASCAIGPFIRLFGDTFGIDDVRSAVVELLIEGPEGYRLEGTNEMSQISRDPLDLVAQCLSEHHYPDGFVLFCGTLFAPTQDRDEPGAGFTHKVGDRVTIRSQRIGTLTNTVTTSKDAPSWKMGIGGFVRNLTERGLADRI; this comes from the coding sequence ATGACCGCCAACCTGACCGATTTTCTTCCTGACGACTACGCGTCCGGACAGTTCCTCGGCCGGGCGCTCTCGCCCGACGGGCCGTGCGTGATCGGCATTCGCGGCGGCGAACTGTTCGATCTGACTGGCGATGTGGCCAGCGTTTCCGGCGCGATCGCGCGGGGCCTGGTCGATGGCGGGGAAACGCTCGGCCCGGTCGCGGACGGCCTGCCAGACGGCTGGACCCTGCTCAGCCCGATCGACCTGCAATGCATCAAGGCGAGCGGCGTGACCTTCGCGCTTTCGGCGATCGAGCGGGTGATCGAGGAGCGCGCGCGCGGCGACGCCGGGCAGGCACGCGCGATCCGCGCCCAGCTCGAAGATGCGGTCGGTGCCGGGATCCGCTCGGTCGTGCCCGGCAGCGATCGGGCCGCGCAGCTCAAGGCCGCGCTGATCGAACAGGGGATGTGGTCGCAATATCTCGAAGTAGCGATCGGCCCCGATGCGGAAATCTTCTCGAAATCCCCCGTGCTGTCCTCGGTCGGAGCGGGTGCGCAAATCGGCATCCGGTCGGATTCGAGCTGGAACAATCCGGAACCCGAAGTGGTACTGGTGTGCACGCCGGACGGCGAAGTCGTCGGCGCGACGCTCGGCAACGATGTCAATCTGCGCGACTTCGAAGGGCGTTCGGCGCTGCTGCTGTCCAAGGCGAAAGACAACAATGCCAGTTGCGCCATAGGCCCCTTCATCCGCCTGTTCGGAGACACGTTCGGGATCGACGACGTGCGCTCGGCGGTGGTCGAACTCTTGATCGAAGGCCCGGAAGGTTACCGGCTCGAAGGCACCAACGAAATGTCGCAGATCAGCCGCGATCCGCTCGATCTGGTCGCGCAATGCCTGTCGGAACACCATTATCCCGATGGCTTCGTGCTGTTCTGCGGGACATTGTTCGCACCGACACAGGATCGCGACGAGCCCGGGGCCGGCTTCACGCACAAGGTCGGCGATCGCGTAACGATCCGGTCGCAACGGATCGGGACGTTGACCAACACCGTTACAACTTCGAAAGACGCGCCCAGCTGGAAAATGGGGATCGGCGGGTTCGTCCGAAACCTGACGGAGCGCGGGCTGGCCGACAGGATTTGA
- a CDS encoding SMP-30/gluconolactonase/LRE family protein, with amino-acid sequence MSPAVDVAVAARAKLGEGIVWDSRRQVAWFVDIKQNRLWHYDPETGSNAFAVAPQPIGWALPSQTGPLLCGLKDGLYLYDPEAQSFAKLASVPGEPATNRLNDACTDPWGRVWFGSMDDAETDASGRFYVFDRGEIRPAGPAGIAITNGPAANAQGDRIYFTDTLSKRIMVAPLTREGAGEAQPFANTAEHFPDAFPDGPVVDAEDHVWTGLYLGSHVARYSPDGALVDRIEMPARDITKMGFGGADLRTAFVTTATKNMGGADMERHPMAGSLFAFAAPVAGFAQAPVVLG; translated from the coding sequence ATGAGTCCCGCGGTCGATGTCGCGGTCGCGGCCAGGGCGAAGCTGGGTGAAGGGATCGTGTGGGATTCGCGCCGTCAGGTGGCCTGGTTCGTCGATATCAAGCAGAACCGGTTGTGGCACTACGATCCGGAAACCGGCTCGAACGCCTTTGCGGTGGCACCGCAACCCATCGGCTGGGCGCTCCCCTCGCAGACCGGACCATTGCTGTGCGGTCTGAAGGACGGGCTCTACCTTTACGATCCCGAAGCCCAGAGCTTCGCGAAACTGGCCTCCGTTCCGGGCGAGCCTGCGACCAACCGCCTCAACGACGCCTGCACCGATCCGTGGGGCCGGGTTTGGTTCGGATCGATGGACGACGCCGAAACCGACGCATCGGGGCGGTTCTATGTCTTCGACCGGGGAGAAATCAGACCCGCCGGCCCGGCCGGAATTGCGATCACCAACGGACCTGCCGCAAACGCGCAGGGCGACAGGATCTACTTCACCGATACGCTGTCCAAGCGCATCATGGTCGCCCCGCTCACGCGCGAAGGCGCCGGCGAAGCGCAGCCTTTCGCGAACACCGCCGAACATTTTCCCGATGCCTTTCCCGATGGGCCGGTTGTCGATGCCGAGGATCACGTCTGGACCGGGCTCTATCTCGGCAGCCACGTGGCGCGCTATTCGCCCGACGGCGCATTGGTCGACCGGATCGAAATGCCCGCGCGCGACATCACCAAGATGGGTTTCGGCGGCGCGGACTTGCGCACCGCCTTCGTAACCACCGCGACCAAGAACATGGGCGGCGCCGACATGGAGCGTCATCCGATGGCGGGAAGCCTGTTTGCGTTCGCGGCGCCGGTCGCGGGGTTCGCCCAGGCCCCGGTCGTACTGGGCTGA
- a CDS encoding glycoside hydrolase family 3 protein has product MQSAGSASAPAVTDTQPGVARPEIWPAYTYPVPTNPQHEARIAGLLARMTLPEKIGQLVQADLCCVTPSDVRTYNLGSILVGGNSGPYGDDLAPAPEWLRAADEFYDASIDTSDGGAGIPVVWGTDAVHGHSNIIGATIFPHNIGLGAMRDPGLIEKIGAVTAKEIRVTGQEWTFAPTVAVPQDFRWGRAYEGYSSDPLLVASYVGAMVRGLQGPPDNDNLLAGPYVIASTKHFLADGGTDNGVDQGDSSISEEELRDIHGAPYGPAIAEGVATVMASFSSWQGVKMTGNHSLLTGVLKERMDFGGFVVSDWNAHGQVAGCTNESCPKALEAGIDMYMAPDTWRAVYDDLLARAQAGEIPIERIDDAVASILRVKLRLGLFEAGKPSTRPFAGEYELLGSPEHRALARESVRKSLVLLKNQGVLPLAPGGRLLVAGEGADDIARQSGGWTITWQGTGIDNSHFPGATSVFGGLKQAVEAAGGSATLSPDGSYSRKPDAAVVVFGEKPYAEFQGDRALLALDQDLTGPYATMRKLRAEGIPVVALMITGRPLYVNPALNSADAFVVAWLPGSEAGGIADVLVGDKDGEPRFDFSGKLPAAWPRTASMDDGVLFDYGFGLSYASPAAGWAALAEIDMNEGAGDSRLWFSAGAPAARWSLLVGGEGSAEQTRITTVPAEALNGRIRVSAENFLVQEGARRFAVSDGEAKISLRNFEPVDIDRETNADILLLVTARVWDAPDSAELGVIGPASRGFTAFALPQSEGFVRYGIPLKCLRSKGADVTELTEPFVLSTTGSTDFAIGEVRLGTDAEVVLPCE; this is encoded by the coding sequence GTGCAGAGCGCAGGGAGCGCCAGCGCGCCTGCTGTTACGGACACGCAGCCCGGTGTCGCTCGTCCGGAAATCTGGCCCGCCTACACCTATCCCGTCCCGACCAACCCGCAACATGAAGCCCGCATCGCGGGTTTGCTTGCCCGCATGACGCTGCCCGAAAAGATCGGGCAACTGGTGCAGGCGGACCTGTGCTGCGTTACGCCCAGTGATGTCCGCACCTACAATCTCGGTTCGATTTTGGTCGGCGGGAACAGCGGCCCCTACGGCGACGATCTCGCCCCCGCGCCCGAGTGGCTGCGGGCCGCGGACGAATTCTACGACGCTTCGATCGACACGTCGGACGGCGGCGCTGGCATCCCGGTGGTGTGGGGCACCGACGCGGTGCATGGCCATTCGAACATCATCGGGGCGACGATCTTCCCGCACAATATCGGTCTCGGCGCGATGCGTGATCCGGGCCTGATCGAGAAGATCGGCGCGGTGACCGCGAAGGAAATTCGCGTCACCGGCCAGGAATGGACCTTCGCCCCGACGGTCGCGGTGCCTCAGGACTTTCGCTGGGGCCGCGCCTACGAAGGCTATTCCTCCGATCCTCTCCTCGTCGCCTCCTATGTCGGCGCGATGGTACGCGGACTGCAAGGCCCGCCCGACAACGACAACCTGCTCGCCGGCCCTTACGTCATCGCTTCGACCAAGCACTTTCTCGCCGATGGCGGCACCGACAACGGCGTCGACCAGGGCGACAGCTCAATCAGCGAAGAGGAGCTGCGCGACATTCACGGCGCACCCTACGGCCCGGCCATCGCCGAGGGTGTGGCGACAGTCATGGCGAGCTTTTCCAGCTGGCAGGGCGTCAAGATGACCGGCAACCATTCGCTGCTGACGGGCGTACTCAAGGAGCGGATGGATTTCGGCGGCTTCGTCGTGTCGGACTGGAATGCGCACGGGCAGGTCGCCGGCTGCACCAACGAAAGCTGCCCGAAGGCGCTCGAAGCCGGGATCGACATGTACATGGCCCCGGATACATGGCGCGCGGTGTATGACGATCTGCTCGCGCGCGCGCAGGCGGGCGAGATCCCGATCGAACGGATCGACGATGCGGTCGCCAGCATCCTCAGGGTCAAACTGCGGCTCGGCCTGTTTGAGGCGGGCAAGCCTTCCACGCGGCCTTTCGCGGGCGAATACGAGCTGCTCGGATCGCCAGAGCACCGCGCCCTGGCCCGCGAGTCCGTTCGCAAGTCGCTGGTTCTGCTCAAGAACCAGGGCGTTCTCCCGCTCGCACCGGGTGGCCGGTTGCTGGTCGCTGGCGAAGGCGCCGATGACATTGCGCGCCAATCCGGTGGGTGGACCATCACCTGGCAGGGCACCGGCATCGACAACAGCCATTTCCCAGGCGCAACCTCGGTCTTCGGCGGGCTCAAGCAGGCGGTCGAGGCAGCCGGCGGCAGCGCCACGCTTTCGCCCGACGGCTCCTATTCCCGGAAGCCCGACGCTGCGGTCGTCGTTTTCGGCGAGAAACCCTATGCCGAATTCCAGGGCGACCGTGCGCTGCTCGCACTCGATCAGGACCTCACCGGGCCGTATGCGACAATGCGTAAGCTTCGGGCCGAAGGCATTCCCGTGGTTGCGCTGATGATTACGGGAAGGCCGCTCTACGTGAACCCGGCGCTCAATTCCGCCGACGCCTTCGTCGTCGCCTGGTTGCCGGGCAGCGAAGCCGGCGGGATCGCCGACGTGCTGGTGGGAGACAAGGACGGTGAGCCGCGCTTCGACTTTTCCGGCAAGCTGCCCGCCGCATGGCCGCGCACCGCGAGCATGGATGACGGTGTGTTGTTCGATTATGGCTTCGGCCTCAGCTACGCGAGCCCCGCTGCCGGCTGGGCTGCTCTGGCTGAGATCGACATGAACGAGGGCGCTGGCGACAGCCGGCTGTGGTTCAGTGCAGGCGCTCCCGCTGCGCGCTGGTCGCTGTTGGTCGGGGGCGAAGGTTCGGCCGAACAGACCCGCATCACCACCGTTCCCGCCGAAGCGCTGAACGGTCGGATCCGCGTAAGTGCCGAGAACTTCCTCGTGCAGGAAGGCGCGCGGCGTTTCGCCGTGTCGGACGGCGAGGCGAAGATCAGCCTGCGCAACTTCGAACCGGTAGATATCGATCGCGAGACCAACGCCGACATCCTGTTGCTGGTGACGGCCCGCGTTTGGGATGCACCCGACAGCGCGGAGCTCGGCGTGATCGGGCCAGCCAGTCGCGGATTCACCGCGTTCGCGCTGCCCCAAAGCGAAGGCTTCGTGCGCTATGGCATTCCGCTCAAGTGCCTGCGCTCGAAAGGCGCGGACGTGACCGAGCTGACCGAGCCGTTTGTCCTGTCGACGACCGGAAGCACAGATTTCGCGATCGGCGAAGTGCGGCTCGGCACCGATGCGGAGGTGGTCCTGCCCTGCGAGTGA